A portion of the Planctomycetia bacterium genome contains these proteins:
- a CDS encoding CHAT domain-containing protein, whose product MIDDDLDSINKAFQEGSQHSSAARQCVEHFDEHLLAAEKFRDAAIKCSTLLIKTALDPIGDELRMLCDYYAYEAERSRAFWHYERHEAAESLHALQLAGICLDRHILVLREQLAATSEVPEHRLLSFLEKAEFYRHVVGVTEVAFRARESWDNSRFIDAFDLYREAIDKCARLAETARTRGDYAGHRILLGNQYGYVANACAAAAKHIDTTRQLHGPIPPEVACQLLQLYLDAFRATAVASTSNPERSQYRELISDCRSHIEGMLIDNKHEWRFLILQFNSDAELHKVMASLDPDVYFRIVNGAATTSGESMNSTMTVLLLASNPMDTAQLRLDEEARSIEEHVDRSDGRDLLKLKTSWAVRASDLQRELLKHKPTIVHFRAHGSATGELLLEDVNGQGMAITEEALAGLFKALQGQVRCVVLNACDSLKHARKLKKHVDFVIAMSSESDDDAAIAFSSHFYQAIGFGQSIARSFELGKNAVALVGIEGPKVPKLLVRAGADEKLPLINTVLQQADSPLPQLAALCDVTVQKWRRFDHLQFQVDKAQHFLAEFSESLFGFSERFASGLKPSDCNQLKAFAADLHKLANMIVQKPRLASIDTGNPIDGHEERRFKDEAEELIESVVTFAKRRA is encoded by the coding sequence GGGGAGTCAGCATAGTAGCGCTGCGCGTCAGTGTGTTGAGCACTTTGATGAACATCTCCTCGCAGCGGAAAAGTTTCGTGACGCGGCAATCAAGTGTTCGACACTCCTGATTAAAACCGCACTTGATCCAATCGGAGACGAGTTGCGGATGTTGTGCGACTACTACGCTTATGAAGCGGAGCGCTCTCGAGCATTTTGGCACTATGAACGACATGAAGCGGCAGAATCGCTCCATGCACTACAACTAGCAGGGATTTGCCTTGACCGGCACATCCTCGTACTGCGCGAGCAGTTAGCTGCGACGAGTGAGGTTCCAGAGCACCGACTCTTAAGCTTTCTAGAAAAGGCGGAGTTCTATCGTCACGTCGTTGGCGTTACTGAGGTTGCATTTCGCGCGCGAGAGTCCTGGGACAACAGCCGTTTCATTGACGCATTTGATCTCTACCGGGAAGCCATCGACAAATGCGCACGATTGGCAGAAACTGCAAGAACACGAGGAGACTACGCAGGACACCGAATCCTTTTGGGCAATCAGTACGGCTATGTGGCAAATGCGTGTGCCGCTGCAGCGAAACACATCGACACAACGCGTCAGCTTCATGGTCCGATACCACCGGAAGTTGCGTGTCAGTTGCTGCAGCTTTACTTGGACGCATTTCGCGCTACAGCAGTAGCCTCGACTTCCAACCCTGAGCGATCACAATATCGTGAACTGATTTCGGATTGTAGATCACACATCGAAGGAATGTTGATCGACAACAAGCACGAATGGCGTTTCCTCATTCTGCAGTTTAATAGCGACGCCGAACTTCACAAAGTGATGGCGTCACTTGATCCGGACGTTTACTTTCGAATTGTGAATGGTGCAGCGACGACGAGCGGTGAATCAATGAACTCAACGATGACAGTCCTTCTACTTGCGTCAAATCCTATGGACACTGCCCAGTTGAGGCTGGACGAGGAAGCTAGGTCGATCGAGGAGCATGTTGACAGATCTGATGGCCGAGACTTGCTCAAACTGAAAACGTCTTGGGCCGTACGCGCAAGCGACCTTCAGCGTGAATTGCTGAAACACAAACCGACCATCGTCCACTTCCGCGCGCATGGTTCGGCAACTGGCGAACTGCTTCTCGAGGACGTCAATGGGCAAGGCATGGCAATAACCGAAGAAGCACTTGCAGGTCTATTTAAGGCGTTGCAAGGACAGGTGCGATGTGTGGTGCTGAACGCATGCGATTCACTTAAGCATGCGCGAAAACTCAAGAAGCACGTTGACTTTGTCATCGCGATGTCGTCAGAAAGCGACGACGACGCTGCAATCGCGTTCTCGTCACACTTTTATCAAGCGATTGGCTTTGGTCAATCGATTGCGAGATCGTTTGAACTCGGGAAGAATGCCGTTGCACTGGTGGGAATTGAAGGGCCGAAAGTTCCGAAGCTGTTGGTAAGAGCAGGTGCTGACGAGAAGTTGCCACTCATCAACACGGTGCTCCAGCAAGCGGACTCGCCGCTGCCGCAACTTGCTGCGCTGTGTGATGTGACCGTCCAGAAGTGGCGGCGCTTTGATCATCTTCAATTTCAGGTCGACAAAGCGCAGCATTTTCTTGCGGAGTTTTCGGAATCGCTATTCGGGTTTTCAGAACGTTTCGCAAGTGGCTTGAAACCGTCGGATTGTAACCAACTGAAGGCATTTGCAGCCGATCTGCACAAACTTGCAAACATGATCGTTCAGAAACCGCGTTTAGCGTCAATTGATACGGGCAATCCAATTGATGGCCATGAGGAACGAAGGTTCAAGGATGAGGCCGAAGAATTAATTGAAAGTGTCGTCACATTTGCAAAGCGACGGGCGTAA